The uncultured Hyphomonas sp. genome includes a region encoding these proteins:
- a CDS encoding TetR family transcriptional regulator, giving the protein MTEQNLATASAGANGREQLLSAASQLMTELGSIDVSLHQIARRAGLTAPLVKYHFGSKDGLLLALAERDTKKSLEQLEELMAMDLDPATKMRIHIHGIIRTYARYPYLNQLLDLLLWDQESESSRSIRMGFMRPLIEAQRKILEDGIASGQFRKVEPEFLYFLVIGTCLYIFSTRVAVHELFGETRVRKELATKYSAFAADMILRGISA; this is encoded by the coding sequence ATGACTGAGCAGAACCTTGCCACTGCAAGCGCTGGTGCAAATGGACGCGAGCAGCTGCTTTCTGCCGCCAGCCAGCTGATGACCGAATTGGGATCGATTGATGTTTCGCTGCACCAGATCGCCCGGCGCGCAGGCCTGACTGCGCCGCTGGTGAAATATCACTTCGGTTCAAAGGATGGTTTGCTTCTGGCCCTTGCGGAGCGCGATACGAAGAAGTCCCTGGAACAGCTCGAAGAACTAATGGCGATGGATCTCGACCCCGCTACGAAAATGCGGATTCATATCCATGGAATCATTCGAACCTATGCGCGTTATCCTTATCTGAATCAACTTCTGGACTTGCTGCTCTGGGATCAGGAATCGGAAAGTTCGCGGTCCATCCGAATGGGGTTCATGCGGCCGCTCATTGAGGCGCAGCGCAAAATTCTCGAAGACGGCATAGCGAGTGGCCAATTCCGGAAAGTCGAGCCGGAATTTCTGTATTTCCTGGTGATCGGCACGTGCCTGTACATTTTTTCCACCCGTGTCGCTGTTCACGAACTGTTTGGCGAGACGCGGGTCCGGAAAGAATTGGCGACTAAATATTCCGCCTTTGCAGCGGATATGATCCTACGCGGAATTTCTGCCTGA
- a CDS encoding CoA transferase → MLLDGIRVIELATYVAAPAAGALLADYGAEVIKVEAAGGDPMRQFFASVGRGDDGQNLVFETDNRGKKSIVVDIASEQGAADMLDLIRSADVFLTNARPASLDRAGLDWETLRKIRPDLIYASFTGYGEKGPEADKPGFDIAAYWARTGLCSLATVKGAEPTQLRTGIGDHTASLALLSGVLGALFHRERTGKGQKVQSSLVRTGVYAGASEHAVQLQLGKIGSTKSRHEAVNPMNNFFRSADDRWIVIVPRQGSGDWPKLLAAAGRPELAADARFDGVRNRRTNAAALVDELDAAFGAMPYDALAEALNRENIIWGPVQSVGQAVRDPQLRAAGCYVPLEDDGSAGSSVIVAGPLDFECIPERPLKRAPRLGEHGDILRASVAGKG, encoded by the coding sequence ATGCTACTCGACGGAATTCGTGTGATCGAGCTCGCAACCTATGTCGCTGCGCCAGCGGCTGGGGCGCTTCTTGCCGACTATGGGGCGGAGGTGATCAAGGTGGAGGCGGCCGGCGGAGATCCAATGCGGCAGTTCTTTGCATCGGTCGGTCGCGGGGATGACGGGCAGAACCTTGTTTTCGAAACGGACAATCGTGGCAAGAAATCAATTGTTGTCGATATCGCATCGGAGCAGGGTGCAGCAGACATGCTGGATCTCATAAGATCCGCAGACGTGTTTCTGACGAATGCTCGCCCGGCTTCACTCGACCGGGCCGGTCTCGATTGGGAAACATTACGGAAAATCCGGCCGGATCTCATCTACGCTTCGTTTACGGGCTATGGTGAAAAAGGTCCTGAGGCAGACAAGCCGGGATTTGACATTGCAGCATACTGGGCCCGGACCGGATTGTGCTCATTGGCGACCGTGAAGGGCGCGGAACCGACGCAGTTGCGGACGGGAATTGGCGATCATACTGCATCGCTCGCACTACTCAGCGGTGTGCTCGGGGCACTCTTCCATCGCGAACGAACAGGCAAAGGGCAGAAGGTTCAATCTTCTCTGGTTCGAACGGGAGTGTATGCTGGGGCCTCCGAGCATGCAGTGCAGCTCCAACTCGGCAAGATCGGATCGACGAAAAGCCGGCATGAAGCCGTCAACCCGATGAACAATTTTTTTCGCTCGGCAGATGATCGGTGGATCGTCATTGTGCCCCGGCAGGGATCGGGAGACTGGCCGAAACTATTGGCAGCCGCCGGGCGTCCTGAGCTTGCCGCCGATGCCCGGTTCGATGGAGTGCGGAACAGAAGGACAAATGCAGCGGCGCTGGTCGATGAACTGGATGCCGCCTTTGGTGCCATGCCGTATGATGCACTTGCCGAGGCGTTGAACCGGGAAAACATCATCTGGGGCCCTGTCCAATCTGTAGGGCAGGCCGTCAGGGATCCGCAGTTGCGCGCGGCCGGTTGCTACGTGCCGCTGGAAGATGATGGCTCTGCCGGTTCAAGCGTGATTGTTGCAGGGCCGCTGGATTTTGAATGCATTCCTGAACGGCCCCTGAAACGCGCTCCGCGTCTTGGCGAACATGGAGATATCCTCCGGGCAAGCGTGGCTGGAAAAGGTTGA
- a CDS encoding SDR family oxidoreductase — protein MNRDDMMFRDNLLKGQRILVTGGGSGLGRVMAEGFLILGADVYICGRRQAVLDEAASQLMDLHGGCVRGIPCDIRKPEDIEAMLDAIWADGGALTGLVNNAAGNFISRTEDLSMNGFDAISSIVFRGSFAATLACGKRWIEQKVPASVLSILATWVWNGSAFTVPSAMSKAGVNTMTHSLAVEWADRGIRLNAIAPGTFPTEGMSARLRPLEGEKAFADTSDYPMGRVGRMPELTNLAAYLMSPGAEYVTGQTIAIDGARYLATGGNFSSMRNWSDEQWAASRAKIKDTTSKDKAHRKQ, from the coding sequence ATGAACCGCGACGATATGATGTTCCGGGACAATCTGCTCAAGGGGCAGCGAATCCTGGTCACGGGCGGCGGGTCAGGTCTCGGCAGGGTCATGGCGGAAGGCTTCCTGATTCTCGGGGCAGACGTCTATATCTGCGGTCGCCGGCAGGCGGTGCTGGATGAGGCCGCATCGCAGCTCATGGACCTGCACGGGGGCTGCGTGCGGGGGATTCCCTGCGACATCCGCAAGCCGGAAGACATTGAGGCCATGCTGGATGCAATTTGGGCCGATGGCGGGGCTTTGACGGGCCTCGTAAACAATGCGGCTGGCAATTTCATCAGCAGGACAGAAGACCTGTCGATGAACGGGTTCGATGCGATTTCCAGCATTGTGTTTCGCGGTAGTTTTGCGGCCACGCTGGCTTGCGGAAAGCGCTGGATCGAACAAAAGGTTCCGGCTTCCGTTCTCTCCATCCTCGCTACCTGGGTCTGGAATGGTTCGGCATTTACCGTTCCTTCCGCCATGTCGAAAGCGGGGGTCAACACGATGACTCACAGTCTGGCGGTTGAATGGGCAGATCGTGGCATCCGGCTGAATGCGATCGCACCCGGGACGTTCCCGACAGAGGGGATGTCGGCCCGGCTGCGTCCGCTCGAAGGCGAGAAGGCATTCGCCGACACGAGCGACTATCCCATGGGGCGTGTTGGACGCATGCCCGAACTGACGAACCTTGCAGCCTATCTCATGTCTCCGGGGGCGGAGTATGTCACGGGTCAGACGATCGCGATCGACGGTGCGCGTTACCTCGCAACAGGAGGAAATTTCTCATCGATGCGAAACTGGTCAGACGAGCAATGGGCCGCGTCCCGCGCCAAAATTAAAGATACGACCAGCAAGGACAAAGCTCACCGAAAGCAATAA
- a CDS encoding acyl-CoA dehydrogenase family protein: protein MSGQTMKESVAPTLDKETIAQFRETVRRFTRERLVPIEEQVAESDEVPEEIIQEMRDLGLFGLTVPQEHGGLGLTSPEEIEIVTELCWASAAFRSLIGINLGVGSQGIVHEGTEAQKQEWLPRIATGEVITSFALTEPDSGSDAAALRTSAVRDGDTYILNGTKRYITNSPYASLITVMARTEPERLPGNRHVSAFLVPADTPGVTIGRKDRKMGQAGAWSADVILENVRVPATALLGGVEGRGFKTAMSVLDRGRLNVAAVCVGQAKRIQHEAVKYACERLQFGKPIVEFQLVQAMLADSQADILAAESLVQQTANRLAAGERVSLEASCVKMFASEMVGRVADRAVQVHGAAGYMRDSVVERFYRDVRVFRIYEGTTQIQQTIIGKTLARQFQAGDFA from the coding sequence ATGAGCGGGCAGACAATGAAAGAATCCGTGGCGCCAACACTGGACAAGGAAACGATCGCACAATTCCGGGAAACGGTTCGCCGGTTCACCAGAGAGCGGCTCGTGCCGATCGAGGAGCAGGTTGCAGAGAGCGACGAGGTTCCCGAAGAGATCATCCAGGAAATGCGCGATCTTGGCCTGTTCGGCCTGACTGTCCCGCAGGAGCATGGTGGCCTCGGGCTCACCAGCCCCGAAGAGATTGAAATCGTCACAGAGCTCTGCTGGGCTTCTGCAGCGTTCCGGTCGTTGATCGGTATCAATCTGGGGGTTGGCAGTCAGGGTATCGTCCATGAGGGAACAGAGGCCCAGAAGCAGGAATGGCTGCCGCGGATTGCGACGGGTGAAGTGATCACCAGCTTTGCCCTGACGGAGCCGGACTCAGGATCCGATGCAGCGGCGCTTCGCACAAGTGCCGTGCGAGACGGTGACACTTACATCCTGAACGGAACCAAGCGCTACATTACTAATTCGCCATATGCGTCCCTTATTACGGTTATGGCAAGGACAGAACCTGAGCGTTTGCCGGGCAACCGCCATGTCAGCGCCTTTCTGGTTCCAGCGGACACGCCGGGTGTCACAATTGGGCGCAAAGACCGGAAAATGGGGCAGGCCGGCGCCTGGTCCGCTGATGTGATCCTTGAGAATGTGCGTGTCCCTGCGACCGCCTTGCTCGGCGGCGTCGAGGGACGTGGCTTCAAAACTGCGATGAGCGTGCTGGATCGAGGCAGGTTGAACGTTGCAGCCGTCTGCGTCGGTCAGGCCAAACGAATCCAGCATGAAGCGGTAAAATATGCATGCGAACGGCTGCAATTCGGCAAACCGATTGTCGAATTCCAGCTTGTGCAGGCAATGCTGGCAGACAGCCAGGCGGATATCCTGGCAGCTGAAAGTCTTGTTCAGCAAACAGCCAATCGCCTTGCCGCAGGAGAGCGGGTCTCGCTGGAAGCATCCTGTGTAAAGATGTTTGCGTCTGAAATGGTGGGACGTGTGGCGGATCGTGCCGTGCAGGTGCATGGCGCCGCCGGATATATGCGCGACAGCGTTGTGGAGCGCTTCTACCGGGATGTTCGCGTATTCCGGATCTATGAGGGCACAACCCAGATCCAGCAAACCATCATCGGCAAGACTCTTGCCCGGCAGTTCCAGGCAGGGGATTTTGCATGA
- a CDS encoding SDR family NAD(P)-dependent oxidoreductase: protein MQALEGKVVAVTGAGRGIGREIALECARQGAAVVVNDFGGAADGAGGDSGPAYDVVEEIKALGGRAAANVASVADPAGAETIVADAITKFGGLDGVVNNAGILRDRIFHRMSHADWKEVIDVHLHGTFNVSKAAAHVFKEQNHGAFVHFTSTSGLIGNFGQANYSAAKMGVVGLSNSIALDMGRSNVRSNCIAPFAWSRLIATIPTETEDEKQRVERLKTMTPQKIAPLVTYLLTDDARDVSAQVFCVRKNEIFLFNNPRPIRSMHRSEGWTVESIGSDLMPAFRPSLQPLQRSAEVFPWDPA, encoded by the coding sequence GTGCAGGCTCTTGAGGGTAAAGTTGTCGCGGTAACCGGCGCAGGACGCGGGATTGGCCGCGAGATCGCTCTGGAATGCGCCCGCCAGGGTGCAGCTGTTGTTGTCAACGATTTCGGAGGAGCTGCCGATGGGGCTGGAGGAGACTCCGGACCTGCATACGACGTGGTCGAGGAAATCAAGGCGCTCGGCGGCCGGGCGGCTGCGAATGTCGCGAGCGTTGCGGATCCGGCAGGGGCTGAAACCATCGTCGCCGATGCCATCACGAAATTCGGCGGGCTCGACGGTGTTGTCAATAATGCAGGTATTCTGCGTGACCGCATTTTCCACCGCATGAGCCATGCTGACTGGAAGGAAGTGATCGATGTTCACCTTCATGGAACGTTCAATGTGTCGAAAGCCGCTGCGCACGTGTTCAAAGAGCAAAATCATGGCGCGTTCGTCCATTTTACCTCGACTTCCGGTCTCATCGGTAATTTCGGACAAGCCAATTACTCTGCAGCCAAGATGGGCGTGGTTGGACTCTCCAATTCCATCGCGCTCGACATGGGGCGATCCAATGTGCGTTCGAACTGTATTGCACCGTTCGCATGGAGCCGATTGATCGCGACCATTCCGACAGAGACGGAAGATGAAAAACAGCGTGTTGAGCGCTTGAAAACAATGACGCCGCAGAAAATTGCACCGCTGGTGACCTATTTGCTGACAGATGATGCCAGGGACGTTTCGGCGCAGGTGTTCTGTGTCCGGAAAAACGAGATCTTCCTGTTCAACAATCCGCGACCGATCCGCTCCATGCATCGTTCAGAAGGCTGGACGGTTGAAAGTATTGGGTCCGATCTGATGCCAGCCTTCCGGCCTTCGCTCCAGCCTCTGCAGCGTTCCGCCGAAGTGTTTCCCTGGGATCCGGCCTGA
- a CDS encoding AMP-binding protein, with amino-acid sequence MSDTTMETLSTRIRSHAVEAPEATALTIGPDSLSYRQLDSLCDRTAMALDRSGVCPGDYVGIAGKPSITQVAALAGLTRLGGVPVPIPSSARADDQNTMLADSGARFCFADAGTDIVLPEVSLLPLARTAFEDWLPHRAMPFADHNPVPEAPATIIYSSGTTGTPKGIVQPHSYRSRIIQSGPARGYTPDAVTMIATPLYSNTTLVAFLGTLGVGGHIVMMPKFDAEDWLKLAEHHRATHAMLVPVMIDRILTHPDFDNTDLSSFRMKYCTSAPFSASLKRAVLDRWPGGLTEFYGMTEGGASFILRAHEHPDKLHTVGQLSPGSEIRLLDDNDQDVGPHQPGEVVGRSPGMMLGYHKRPDATAGIFWTAPDGSTWLRTGDIGKLDEDGFLSIIDRKKDLIISGGFNIYPADIEAVLSQHPDVQETSVVGVPDPRWGETPVAFVVGPQDSPDAIKTWLNDRLGKMQRVSSVCIVSALPRNAIGKIVKTELKNAFLSTPT; translated from the coding sequence ATGTCTGACACCACTATGGAAACACTAAGCACCCGAATTCGCAGCCATGCAGTCGAAGCGCCCGAGGCAACCGCCCTCACAATTGGCCCGGACAGTCTGAGTTACCGCCAGCTCGATAGCCTCTGCGACCGGACGGCGATGGCTTTGGACCGCAGCGGCGTATGCCCGGGAGACTATGTCGGCATTGCCGGAAAGCCGAGCATCACGCAGGTGGCTGCATTGGCGGGCCTTACGCGACTCGGGGGTGTTCCAGTCCCAATTCCCTCTTCAGCCAGAGCCGACGATCAAAACACTATGCTTGCTGATTCCGGCGCCCGGTTTTGTTTTGCAGATGCAGGCACCGACATCGTTTTGCCGGAAGTATCTCTTTTACCGCTCGCACGAACGGCTTTCGAAGACTGGCTGCCTCACCGCGCAATGCCATTTGCTGACCACAATCCGGTTCCCGAGGCGCCAGCGACGATCATTTATTCGTCCGGGACCACTGGGACACCAAAAGGTATTGTACAACCGCATAGTTATCGTTCTCGCATAATTCAGAGCGGGCCTGCTCGCGGCTATACGCCGGATGCTGTAACCATGATTGCAACACCGCTTTATTCCAACACGACCCTCGTCGCGTTCCTGGGCACGCTCGGCGTTGGCGGACATATCGTCATGATGCCCAAGTTCGATGCGGAAGACTGGCTGAAACTGGCAGAACACCATCGGGCGACCCACGCCATGCTCGTTCCCGTCATGATTGACCGCATCCTCACACATCCCGACTTCGACAATACTGACCTTTCCAGCTTCAGGATGAAGTACTGCACGTCTGCCCCATTTTCTGCCTCGCTCAAACGGGCGGTTCTTGATCGCTGGCCGGGCGGGTTGACGGAATTCTACGGCATGACGGAAGGCGGCGCGTCGTTCATCCTTCGGGCACACGAGCACCCCGACAAACTGCACACCGTCGGGCAGCTCTCGCCAGGAAGTGAAATCCGCCTCCTCGATGACAATGATCAGGACGTCGGCCCCCATCAGCCCGGAGAGGTCGTCGGCCGCTCCCCTGGCATGATGTTGGGATACCATAAGCGGCCCGATGCCACGGCAGGTATTTTCTGGACCGCCCCGGATGGGTCCACCTGGCTGCGTACGGGTGACATAGGCAAGCTGGACGAGGACGGATTTCTGTCTATCATTGACCGGAAGAAAGACCTCATCATTTCTGGTGGTTTCAACATATACCCGGCCGACATTGAAGCGGTATTGAGTCAGCACCCGGATGTGCAGGAAACCAGTGTTGTCGGCGTACCCGACCCGCGTTGGGGAGAAACTCCGGTCGCTTTCGTGGTCGGCCCACAGGACTCCCCTGACGCGATCAAGACCTGGCTAAATGATCGCCTGGGTAAGATGCAGCGCGTTTCCAGCGTCTGTATCGTTTCCGCTCTTCCGAGGAACGCAATCGGGAAGATTGTGAAGACAGAGCTGAAGAATGCTTTCCTGAGCACTCCGACTTGA
- a CDS encoding helix-turn-helix transcriptional regulator, protein MDVRKKFGKQLRALREARGWSQEEFADRAGLHRTYVSAVERGVRNPTLSVLERLAKALGVSMAEMVGGL, encoded by the coding sequence ATGGATGTCCGGAAGAAATTTGGCAAACAATTGCGGGCGCTGCGCGAGGCGCGTGGTTGGTCGCAGGAAGAGTTTGCGGACCGGGCAGGGCTGCACAGGACCTATGTTTCAGCCGTGGAGCGGGGCGTGCGGAATCCGACGCTTTCCGTGTTGGAGCGACTGGCGAAGGCGTTGGGCGTGTCGATGGCTGAGATGGTCGGCGGGCTCTAA
- a CDS encoding SUMF1/EgtB/PvdO family nonheme iron enzyme produces the protein MTLAAIIVWLTIEYAPGAAARAKMPYGESDDGSIDPVWGHVTIALMTIATLTAGFEPIIAKRADRWWRRNGKRWWNSLDTSAKWAFFMPIALILVPAKFASFVCSLIDFILARPIAILAGAAWRGWKRRYAHFAGLMMLAVVAVAAVETGLLPSAAALTAIVAGLVAILAIVRRWSWIESDRNTFLIERGEREEGKGTLRIGFKEDLRDEALTALACLFFLIPLGLDLVQQTTSAAGVPAFAFNNEEPMPRETIARFITWLGYFGAELAKTVPFVDWSEVFHVANGSPINAQTALGSQLAFVMRASLDLLFLAAVLQAVQIATRLREQRSAFDNNRLPILEPFTERIELARASEQINDDLDLRPSAQPVILDFPRYDATRLKELIDGTAETKDLGVRKSAAALLQKDYEGAPESNSKTAHFWTEQVKAEVDDGYRNWLLNVVSGADPDEPARMRDAARRARLLRIVDEEWNDVRVRSQAVRQLGRLDLRAQERDVLMRGLLRDNELSVRAAAAVALAKANAEEAFPAIETLISSVPQDAVVPSQTLAYSLAHQGLTAEDIASRFCQELAPHVMAAALIQRAPLEIVDARSANPLGPRVQTVAITPGTDGFPATFDMGSSDQDSHALESEKPKRRAVTMTRPFAMGCFTVTVAEYSAFIKATGRKRLRTDEGDLLPAVEVTWFDACAYCRWLEEITGNAWRLPTEAEWEYACRAGTETAFSWGDWEQEKAHSNQTEATAARNVGSYAPNSWGLWDMHGNVWEWCLDPWHDTYKEAPLDQSNWLFGGDFSRRVVRGGAWISTWHILRSAHRASIDPTYTGAGTGFRITRTL, from the coding sequence TTGACCCTTGCGGCCATAATTGTCTGGCTCACAATCGAGTACGCACCTGGCGCGGCGGCTCGGGCAAAAATGCCTTACGGAGAATCCGACGACGGTTCGATCGATCCAGTCTGGGGTCACGTGACAATTGCCCTCATGACAATCGCTACGTTGACTGCTGGCTTTGAACCGATAATCGCCAAGCGTGCCGATCGTTGGTGGCGGAGGAACGGCAAGCGATGGTGGAATTCGCTCGATACATCAGCCAAATGGGCGTTTTTCATGCCGATTGCGTTGATCCTTGTACCTGCGAAGTTCGCGTCCTTCGTATGCAGCTTAATCGATTTCATTCTTGCCCGCCCGATTGCGATCCTTGCCGGTGCGGCGTGGCGCGGCTGGAAAAGACGTTATGCGCACTTTGCTGGACTGATGATGTTAGCCGTGGTTGCCGTCGCCGCAGTGGAGACTGGTCTCCTCCCGTCCGCAGCTGCGCTTACGGCGATTGTCGCTGGCCTCGTTGCCATTCTCGCAATCGTCCGCCGTTGGAGCTGGATCGAGAGTGACCGCAACACCTTCCTCATAGAACGTGGCGAGCGGGAGGAAGGTAAAGGGACACTGCGTATTGGCTTTAAAGAAGATCTGCGCGATGAAGCGCTCACCGCGCTCGCCTGCTTGTTCTTCCTGATCCCGTTGGGGCTTGACCTAGTTCAGCAAACTACGAGCGCTGCAGGAGTGCCGGCGTTTGCTTTCAACAATGAAGAGCCAATGCCGCGCGAGACTATTGCACGCTTCATCACCTGGCTGGGTTATTTCGGGGCGGAGTTGGCCAAGACTGTGCCCTTCGTTGACTGGTCGGAAGTGTTTCACGTGGCCAACGGCTCGCCGATCAATGCGCAAACGGCGCTTGGCTCCCAACTTGCCTTCGTTATGCGGGCGAGCCTTGACCTCTTGTTCTTGGCGGCTGTGTTGCAGGCGGTGCAGATTGCCACACGACTGCGCGAGCAGCGGAGCGCATTCGACAACAACCGCTTGCCGATCTTGGAGCCGTTCACTGAAAGGATAGAACTGGCGCGCGCCTCTGAGCAAATTAACGATGACCTTGACCTGAGGCCATCCGCGCAACCCGTAATCTTGGACTTTCCGCGCTATGACGCGACGCGACTGAAAGAGCTTATCGATGGGACTGCTGAAACTAAAGATCTAGGGGTCCGAAAATCAGCGGCGGCACTTTTGCAGAAAGACTATGAAGGTGCACCGGAGAGCAATTCGAAGACTGCGCACTTCTGGACTGAGCAGGTGAAGGCGGAAGTTGATGACGGATATCGCAACTGGCTGCTTAATGTTGTCTCCGGGGCCGATCCCGATGAGCCAGCGCGGATGCGCGATGCGGCGCGGCGGGCTCGACTGCTGCGCATTGTGGACGAGGAATGGAACGATGTTCGTGTCCGGTCGCAGGCAGTGCGCCAGCTTGGACGATTAGATCTGAGAGCGCAGGAGCGAGATGTACTCATGAGGGGGCTTCTTCGAGACAATGAGCTGAGCGTGAGGGCCGCCGCTGCTGTTGCGCTTGCAAAGGCCAATGCCGAGGAAGCGTTTCCAGCTATTGAAACTTTGATCTCCAGTGTACCGCAAGATGCCGTAGTTCCATCTCAGACGTTGGCCTATTCACTCGCTCATCAGGGCTTAACAGCTGAGGATATCGCATCGAGGTTTTGCCAAGAGTTAGCTCCTCATGTCATGGCAGCGGCACTGATCCAGCGCGCGCCACTGGAGATTGTGGATGCCAGAAGCGCGAATCCGTTGGGACCGAGAGTGCAGACCGTCGCGATCACGCCTGGCACAGATGGGTTTCCCGCGACGTTTGATATGGGCTCCTCGGACCAAGACTCGCACGCCTTGGAGTCTGAAAAGCCGAAAAGGAGAGCCGTTACAATGACGCGCCCCTTTGCGATGGGGTGCTTTACGGTGACCGTGGCAGAGTATTCCGCGTTCATTAAGGCAACAGGACGAAAAAGGCTGCGAACTGACGAAGGGGATTTATTGCCAGCAGTAGAGGTCACTTGGTTTGATGCTTGTGCCTATTGTCGATGGTTGGAGGAAATCACGGGTAATGCTTGGCGTCTACCGACGGAAGCTGAATGGGAATATGCCTGCCGAGCAGGAACAGAGACCGCTTTTTCATGGGGTGATTGGGAACAGGAGAAGGCGCACAGCAATCAGACGGAAGCCACTGCCGCAAGAAATGTTGGATCCTATGCACCGAACTCGTGGGGCCTTTGGGATATGCATGGCAACGTTTGGGAGTGGTGCCTGGATCCTTGGCATGACACGTATAAGGAGGCCCCATTGGACCAGTCCAACTGGCTATTTGGTGGTGATTTTTCGCGCCGGGTTGTTCGCGGGGGGGCTTGGATAAGCACTTGGCATATCCTCCGCTCCGCCCACCGCGCTTCGATCGATCCTACGTACACGGGGGCAGGTACTGGTTTCCGAATAACCAGGACACTATAA
- a CDS encoding recombinase family protein produces the protein MTGAKVWCKNDDMKIGYARVSTDAQDEALQVDALERAECDRIFIDRGVSGAVPPYQRPQFAELASSLADGDSVVVWKLDRLGRSLRSIIDTLDGFRDFGVDFCSITESIDTTSAHGRAMWQMIGVFAELERETIRERTREGIEAARRRGRQFGRPKALSQEQVYTAQRLIDRKEESVSSMARQFGVDRGTLRRALKS, from the coding sequence GTGACTGGTGCAAAAGTCTGGTGCAAAAATGATGATATGAAAATCGGCTATGCAAGAGTTTCGACCGACGCTCAGGATGAAGCCCTCCAGGTGGACGCATTGGAGCGGGCTGAATGTGATCGCATATTTATCGACCGCGGTGTGTCAGGAGCAGTGCCTCCATACCAGAGACCTCAATTTGCCGAATTAGCTTCGAGTCTGGCTGATGGAGATAGCGTTGTCGTCTGGAAGTTGGACCGATTGGGACGATCGCTCAGGAGCATAATCGACACGCTGGACGGCTTCCGAGATTTTGGTGTGGATTTTTGTTCAATAACAGAAAGCATCGATACGACCTCGGCACATGGTCGGGCTATGTGGCAGATGATAGGCGTGTTTGCCGAACTGGAACGGGAAACCATCCGGGAGCGTACGCGAGAAGGGATTGAGGCGGCCCGTAGACGCGGGCGACAATTTGGTAGACCGAAGGCGCTAAGCCAGGAGCAAGTGTATACCGCGCAACGTCTTATCGATCGCAAGGAGGAGTCAGTCTCTTCGATGGCGCGACAGTTTGGAGTCGACCGTGGTACTCTTCGCAGAGCGCTCAAGAGCTAG